The stretch of DNA NNNNNNNNNNNNNNNNNNNNNNNNNNNNNNNNNNNNNNNNNNNNNNNNNNNNNNNNNNNNNNNNNNNNNNNNNNNNNNNNNNNNNNNNNNNNNNNNNNNNNNNNNNNNNNNNNNNNNNNNNNNNNNNNNNNNNNNNNNNNNNNNNNNNNNNNNNNNNNNNNNNNNNNNNNNNNNNNNNNNNNNNNNNNNNNNNNNNNNNNNNNNNNNNNNNNNNNNNNNNNNNNNNNNNNNNNNNNNNNNNNNNNNNNNNNNNNNNNNNNNNNNNNNNNNNNNNNNNNNNNNNNNNNNNNNNNNNNNNNNNNNNNNNNNNNNNNNNNNNNNNNNNNNNNNNNNNNNNNNNNNNNNNNNNNNNNNNNNNNNNNNNNNNNNNNNNNNNNNNNNNNNNNNNNNNNNNNNNNNNNNNNNNNNNNNNNNNNNNNNNNNNNNNNNNNNNNNNNNNNNNNNNNNNNNNNNNNNNNNNNNNNNNNNNNNNNNNNNNNNNNNNNNNNNNNNNNNNNNNNNNNNNNNNNNNNNNNNNNNNNNNNNNNNNNNNNNNNNNNNNNNNNNNNNNNNNNNNNNNNNNNNNNNNNNNNNNNNNNNNNNNNNNNNNNNNNNNNNNNNNNNNNNNNNNNNNNNNNNNNNNNNNNNNNNNNNNNNNNNNNNNNNNNNNNNNNNNNNNNNNNNNNNNNNNNNNNNNNNNNNNNNNNNNNNNNNNNNNNNNNNNNNNNNNNNNNNNNNNNNNNNNNNNNNNNNNNNNNNNNNNNNNNNNNNNNNNNNNNNNNNNNNNNNNNNNNNNNNNNNNNNNNNNNNNNNNNNNNNNNNNNNNNNNNNNNNNNNNNNNNNNNNNNNNNNNNNNNNNNNNNNNNNNNNNNNNNNNNNNNNNNNNNNNNNNNNNNNNNNNNNNNNNNNNNNNNNNNNNNNNNNNNNNNNNNNNNNNNNNNNNNNNNNNNNNNNNNNNNNNNNNNNNNNNNNNNNNNNNNNNNNNNNNNNNNNNNNNNNNNNNNNNNNNNNNNNNNNNNNNNNNNNNNNNNNNNNNNNNNNNNNNNNNNNNNNNNNNNNNNNNNNNNNNNNNNNNNNNNNNNNNNNNNNNNNNNNNNNNNNNNNNNNNNNNNNNNNNNNNNNNNNNNNNNNNNNNNNNNNNNNNNNNNNNNNNNNNNNNNNNNNNNNNNNNNNNNNNNNNNNNNNNNNNNNNNNNNNNNNNNNNNNNNNNNNNNNNNNNNNNNNNNNNNNNNNNNNNNNNNNNNNNNNNNNNNNNNNNNNNNNNNNNNNNNNNNNNNNNNNNNNNNNNNNNNNNNNNNNNNNNNNNNNNNNNNNNNNNNNNNNNNNNNNNNNNNNNNNNNNNNNNNNNNNNNNNNNNNNNNNNNNNNNNNNNNNNNNNNNNNNNNNNNNNNNNNNNNNNNNNNNNNNNNNNNNNNNNNNNNNNNNNNNNNNNNNNNNNNNNNNNNNNNNNNNNNNNNNNNNNNNNNNNNNNNNNNNNNNNNNNNNNNNNNNNNNNNNNNNNNNNNNNNNNNNNNNNNNNNNNNNNNNNNNNNNNNNNNNNNNNNNNNNNNNNNNNNNNNNNNNNNNNNNNNNNNNNNNNNNNNNNNNNNNNNNNNNNNNNNNNNNNNNNNNNNNNNNNNNNNNNNNNNNNNNNNNNNNNNNNNNNNNNNNNNNNNNNNNNNNNNNNNNNNNNNNNNNNNNNNNNNNNNNNNNNNNNNNNNNNNNNNNNNNNNNNNNNNNNNNNNNNNNNNNNNNNNNNNNNNNNNNNNNNNNNNNNNNNNNNNNNNNNNNNNNNNNNNNNNNNNNNNNNNNNNNNNNNNNNNNNNNNNNNNNNNNNNNNNNNNNNNNNNNNNNNNNNNNNNNNNNNNNNNNNNNNNNNNNNNNNNNNNNNNNNNNNNNNNNNNNNNNNNNNNNNNNNNNNNNNNNNNNNNNNNNNNNNNNNNNNNNNNNNNNNNNNNNNNNNNNNNNNNNNNNNNNNNNNNNNNNNNNNNNNNNNNNNNNNNNNNNNNNNNNNNNNNNNNNNNNNNNNNNNNNNNNNNNNNNNNNNNNNNNNNNNNNNNNNNNNNNNNNNNNNNNNNNNNNNNNNNNNNNNNNNNNNNNNNNNNNNNNNNNNNNNNNNNNNNNNNNNNNNNNNNNNNNNNNNNNNNNNNNNNNNNNNNNNNNNNNNNNNNNNNNNNNNNNNNNNNNNNNNNNNNNNNNNNNNNNNNNNNNNNNNNNNNNNNNNNNNNNNNNNNNNNNNNNNNNNNNNNNNNNNNNNNNNNNNNNNNNNNNNNNNNNNNNNNNNNNNNNNNNNNNNNNNNNNNNNNNNNNNNNNNNNNNNNNNNNNNNNNNNNNNNNNNNNNNNNNNNNNNNNNNNNNNNNNNNNNNNNNNNNNNNNNNNNNNNNNNNNNNNNNNNNNNNNNNNNNNNNNNNNNNNNNNNNNNNNNNNNNNNNNNNNNNNNNNNNNNNNNNNNNNNNNNNNNNNNNNNNNNNNNNNNNNNNNNNNNNNNNNNNNNNNNNNNNNNNNNNNNNNNNNNNNNNNNNNNNNNNNNNNNNNNNNNNNNNNNNNNNNNNNNNNNNNNNNNNNNNNNNNNNNNNNNNNNNNNNNNNNNNNNNNNNNNNNNNNNNNNNNNNNNNNNNNNNNNNNNNNNNNNNNNNNNNNNNNNNNNNNNNNNNNNNNNNNNNNNNNNNNNNNNNNNNNNNNNNNNNNNNNNNNNNNNNNNNNNNNNNNNNNNNNNNNNNNNNNNNNNNNNNNNNNNNNNNNNNNNNNNNNNNNNNNNNNNNNNNNNNNNNNNNNNNNNNNNNNNNNNNNNNNNNNNNNNNNNNNNNNNNNNNNNNNNNNNNNNNNNNNNNNNNNNNNNNNNNNNNNNNNNNNNNNNNNNNNNNNNNNNNNNNNNNNNNNNNNNNNNNNNNNNNNNNNNNNNNNNNNNNNNNNNNNNNNNNNNNNNNNNNNNNNNNNNNNNNNNNNNNNNNNNNNNNNNNNNNNNNNNNNNNNNNNNNNNNNNNNNNNNNNNNNNNNNNNNNNNNNNNNNNNNNNNNNNNNNNNNNNNNNNNNNNNNNNNNNNNNNNNNNNNNNNNNNNNNNNNNNNNNNNNNNNNNNNNNNNNNNNNNNNNNNNNNNNNNNNNNNNNNNNNNNNNNNNNNNNNNNNNNNNNNNNNNNNNNNNNNNNNNNNNNNNNNNNNNNNNNNNNNNNNNNNNNNNNNNNNNNNNNNNNNNNNNNNNNNNNNNNNNNNNNNNNNNNNNNNNNNNNNNNNNNNNNNNNNNNNNNNNNNNNNNNNNNNNNNNNNNNNNNNNNNNNNNNNNNNNNNNNNNNNNNNNNNNNNNNNNNNNNNNNNNNNNNNNNNNNNNNNNNNNNNNNNNNNNNNNNNNNNNNNNNNNNNNNNNNNNNNNNNNNNNNNNNNNNNNNNNNNNNNNNNNNNNNNNNNNNNNNNNNNNNNNNNNNNNNNNNNNNNNNNNNNNNNNNNNNNNNNNNNNNNNNNNNNNNNNNNNNNNNNNNNNNNNNNNNNNNNNNNNNNNNNNNNNNNNNNNNNNNNNNNNNNNNNNNNNNNNNNNNNNNNNNNNNNNNNNNNNNNNNNNNNNNNNNNNNNNNNNNNNNNNNNNNNNNNNNNNNNNNNNNNNNNNNNNNNNNNNNNNNNNNNNNNNNNNNNNNNNNNNNNNNNNNNNNNNNNNNNNNNNNNNNNNNNNNNNNNNNNNNNNNNNNNNNNNNNNNNNNNNNNNNNNNNNNNNNNNNNNNNNNNNNNNNNNNNNNNNNNNNNNNNNNNNNNNNNNNNNNNNNNNNNNNNNNNNNNNNNNNNNNNNNNNNNNNNNNNNNNNNNNNNNNNNNNNNNNNNNNNNNNNNNNNNNNNNNNNNNNNNNNNNNNNNNNNNNNNNNNNNNNNNNNNNNNNNNNNNNNNNNNNNNNNNNNNNNNNNNNNNNNNNNNNNNNNNNNNNNNNNNNNNNNNNNNNNNNNNNNNNNNNNNNNNNNNNNNNNNNNNNNNNNNNNNNNNNNNNNNNNNNNNNNNNNNNNNNNNNNNNNNNNNNNNNNNNNNNNNNNNNNNNNNNNNNNNNNNNNNNNNNNNNNNNNNNNNNNNNNNNNNNNNNNNNNNNNNNNNNNNNNNNNNNNNNNNNNNNNNNNNNNNNNNNNNNNNNNNNNNNNNNNNNNNNNNNNNNNNNNNNNNNNNNNNNNNNNNNNNNNNNNNNNNNNNNNNNNNNNNNNNNNNNNNNNNNNNNNNNNNNNNNNNNNNNNNNNNNNNNNNNNNNNNNNNNNNNNNNNNNNNNNNNNNNNNNNNNNNNNNNNNNNNNNNNNNNNNNNNNNNNNNNNNNNNNNNNNNNNNNNNNNNNNNNNNNNNNNNNNNNNNNNNNNNNNNNNNNNNNNNNNNNNNNNNNNNNNNNNNNNNNNNNNNNNNNNNNNNNNNNNNNNNNNNNNNNNNNNNNNNNNNNNNNNNNNNNNNNNNNNNNNNNNNNNNNNNNNNNNNNNNNNNNNNNNNNNNNNNNNNNNNNNNNNNNNNNNNNNNNNNNNNNNNNNNNNNNNNNNNNNNNNNNNNNNNNNNNNNNNNNNNNNNNNNNNNNNNNNNNNNNNNNNNNNNNNNNNNNNNNNNNNNNNNNNNNNNNNNNNNNNNNNNNNNNNNNNNNNNNNNNNNNNNNNNNNNNNNNNNNNNNNNNNNNNNNNNNNNNNNNNNNNNNNNNNNNNNNNNNNNNNNNNNNNNNNNNNNNNNNNNNNNNNNNNNNNNNNNNNNNNNNNNNNNNNNNNNNNNNNNNNNNNNNNNNNNNNNNNNNNNNNNNNNNNNNNNNNNNNNNNNNNNNNNNNNNNNNNNNNNNNNNNNNNNNNNNNNNNNNNNNNNNNNNNNNNNNNNNNNNNNNNNNNNNNNNNNNNNNNNNNNNNNNNNNNNNNNNNNNNNNNNNNNNNNNNNNNNNNNNNNNNNNNNNNNNNNNNNNNNNNNNNNNNNNNNNNNNNNNNNNNNNNNNNNNNNNNNNNNNNNNNNNNNNNNNNNNNNNNNNNNNNNNNNNNNNNNNNNNNNNNNNNNNNNNNNNNNNNNNNNNNNNNNNNNNNNNNNNNNNNNNNNNNNNNNNNNNNNNNNNNNNNNNNNNNNNNNNNNNNNNNNNNNNNNNNNNNNNNNNNNNNNNNNNNNNNNNNNNNNNNNNNNNNNNNNNNNNNNNNNNNNNNNNNNNNNNNNNNNNNNNNNNNNNNNNNNNNNNNNNNNNNNNNNNNNNNNNNNNNNNNNNNNNNNNNNNNNNNNNNNNNNNNNNNNNNNNNNNNNNNNNNNNNNNNNNNNNNNNNNNNNNNNNNNNNNNNNNNNNNNNNNNNNNNNNNNNNNNNNNNNNNNNNNNNNNNNNNNNNNNNNNNNNNNNNNNNNNNNNNNNNNNNNNNNNNNNNNNNNNNNNNNNNNNNNNNNNNNNNNNNNNNNNNNNNNNNNNNNNNNNNNNNNNNNNNNNNNNNNNNNNNNNNNNNNNNNNNNNNNNNNNNNNNNNNNNNNNNNNNNNNNNNNNNNNNNNNNNNNNNNNNNNNNNNNNNNNNNNNNNNNNNNNNNNNNNNNNNNNNNNNNNNNNNNNNNNNNNNNNNNNNNNNNNNNNNNNNNNNNNNNNNNNNNNNNNNNNNNNNNNNNNNNNNNNNNNNNNNNNNNNNNNNNNNNNNNNNNNNNNNNNNNNNNNNNNNNNNNNNNNNNNNNNNNNNNNNNNNNNNNNNNNNNNNNNNNNNNNNNNNNNNNNNNNNNNNNNNNNNNNNNNNNNNNNNNNNNNNNNNNNNNNNNNNNNNNNNNNNNNNNNNNNNNNNNNNNNNNNNNNNNNNNNNNNNNNNNNNNNNNNNNNNNNNNNNNNNNNNNNNNNNNNNNNNNNNNNNNNNNNNNNNNNNNNNNNNNNNNNNNNNNNNNNNNNNNNNNNNNNNNNNNNNNNNNNNNNNNNNNNNNNNNNNNNNNNNNNNNNNNNNNNNNNNNNNNNNNNNNNNNNNNNNNNNNNNNNNNNNNNNNNNNNNNNNNNNNNNNNNNNNNNNNNNNNNNNNNNNNNNNNNNNNNNNNNNNNNNNNNNNNNNNNNNNNNNNNNNNNNNNNNNNNNNNNNNNNNNNNNNNNNNNNNNNNNNNNNNNNNNNNNNNNNNNNNNNNNNNNNNNNNNNNNNNNNNNNNNNNNNNNNNNNNNNNNNNNNNNNNNNNNNNNNNNNNNNNNNNNNNNNNNNNNNNNNNNNNNNNNNNNNNNNNNNNNNNNNNNNNNNNNNNNNNNNNNNNNNNNNNNNNNNNNNNNNNNNNNNNNNNNNNNNNNNNNNNNNNNNNNNNNNNNNNNNNNNNNNNNNNNNNNNNNNNNNNNNNNNNNNNNNNNNNNNNNNNNNNNNNNNNNNNNNNNNNNNNNNNNNNNNNNNNNNNNNNNNNNNNNNNNNNNNNNNNNNNNNNNNNNNNNNNNNNNNNNNNNNNNNNNNNNNNNNNNNNNNNNNNNNNNNNNNNNNNNNNNNNNNNNNNNNNNNNNNNNNNNNNNNNNNNNNNNNNNNNNNNNNNNNNNNNNNNNNNNNNNNNNNNNNNNNNNNNNNNNNNNNNNNNNNNNNNNNNNNNNNNNNNNNNNNNNNNNNNNNNNNNNNNNNNNNNNNNNNNNNNNNNNNNNNNNNNNNNNNNNNNNNNNNNNNNNNNNNNNNNNNNNNNNNNNNNNNNNNNNNNNNNNNNNNNNNNNNNNNNNNNNNNNNNNNNNNNNNNNNNNNNNNNNNNNNNNNNNNNNNNNNNNNNNNNNNNNNNNNNNNNNNNNNNNNNNNNNNNNNNNNNNNNNNNNNNNNNNNNNNNNNNNNNNNNNNNNNNNNNNNNNNNNNNNNNNNNNNNNNNNNNNNNNNNNNNNNNNNNNNNNNNNNNNNNNNNNNNNNNNNNNNNNNNNNNNNNNNNNNNNNNNNNNNNNNNNNNNNNNNNNNNNNNNNNNNNNNNNNNNNNNNNNNNNNNNNNNNNNNNNNNNNNNNNNNNNNNNNNNNNNNNNNNNNNNNNNNNNNNNNNNNNNNNNNNNNNNNNNNNNNNNNNNNNNNNNNNNNNNNNNNNNNNNNNNNNNNNNNNNNNNNNNNNNNNNNNNNNNNNNNNNNNNNNNNNNNNNNNNNNNNNNNNNNNNNNNNNNNNNNNNNNNNNNNNNNNNNNNNNNNNNNNNNNNNNNNNNNNNNNNNNNNNNNNNNNNNNNNNNNNNNNNNNNNNNNNNNNNNNNNNNNNNNNNNNNNNNNNNNNNNNNNNNNNNNNNNNNNNNNNNNNNNNNNNNNNNNNNNNNNNNNNNNNNNNNNNNNNNNNNNNNNNNNNNNNNNNNNNNNNNNNNNNNNNNNNNNNNNNNNNNNNNNNNNNNNNNNNNNNNNNNNNNNNNNNNNNNNNNNNNNNNNNNNNNNNNNNNNNNNNNNNNNNNNNNNNNNNNNNNNNNNNNNNNNNNNNNNNNNNNNNNNNNNNNNNNNNNNNNNNNNNNNNNNNNNNNNNNNNNNNNNNNNNNNNNNNNNNNNNNNNNNNNNNNNNNNNNNNNNNNNNNNNNNNNNNNNNNNNNNNNNNNNNNNNNNNNNNNNNNNNNNNNNNNNNNNNNNNNNNNNNNNNNNNNNNNNNNNNNNNNNNNNNNNNNNNNNNNNNNNNNNNNNNNNNNNNNNNNNNNNNNNNNNNNNNNNNNNNNNNNNNNNNNNNNNNNNNNNNNNNNNNNNNNNNNNNNNNNNNNNNNNNNNNNNNNNNNNNNNNNNNNNNNNNNNNNNNNNNNNNNNNNNNNNNNNNNNNNNNNNNNNNNNNNNNNNNNNNNNNNNNNNNNNNNNNNNNNNNNNNNNNNNNNNNNNNNNNNNNNNNNNNNNNNNNNNNNNNNNNNNNNNNNNNNNNNNNNNNNNNNNNNNNNNNNNNNNNNNNNNNNNNNNNNNNNNNNNNNNNNNNNNNNNNNNNNNNNNNNNNNNNNNNNNNNNNNNNNNNNNNNNNNNNNNNNNNNNNNNNNNNNNNNNNNNNNNNNNNNNNNNNNNNNNNNNNNNNNNNNNNNNNNNNNNNNNNNNNNNNNNNNNNNNNNNNNNNNNNNNNNNNNNNNNNNNNNNNNNNNNNNNNNNNNNNNNNNNNNNNNNNNNNNNNNNNNNNNNNNNNNNNNNNNNNNNNNNNNNNNNNNNNNNNNNNNNNNNNNNNNNNNNNNNNNNNNNNNNNNNNNNNNNNNNNNNNNNNNNNNNNNNNNNNNNNNNNNNNNNNNNNNNNNNNNNNNNNNNNNNNNNNNNNNNNNNNNNNNNNNNNNNNNNNNNNNNNNNNNNNNNNNNNNNNNNNNNNNNNNNNNNNNNNNNNNNNNNNNNNNNNNNNNNNNNNNNNNNNNNNNNNNNNNNNNNNNNNNNNNNNNNNNNNNNNNNNNNNNNNNNNNNNNNNNNNNNNNNNNNNNNNNNNNNNNNNNNNNNNNNNNNNNNNNNNNNNNNNNNNNNNNNNNNNNNNNNNNNNNNNNNNNNNNNNNNNNNNNNNNNNNNNNNNNNNNNNNNNNNNNNNNNNNNNNNNNNNNNNNNNNNNNNNNNNNNNNNNNNNNNNNNNNNNNNNNNNNNNNNNNNNNNNNNNNNNNNNNNNNNNNNNNNNNNNNNNNNNNNNNNNNNNNNNNNNNNNNNNNNNNNNNNNNNNNNNNNNNNNNNNNNNNNNNNNNNNNNNNNNNNNNNNNNNNNNNNNNNNNNNNNNNNNNNNNNNNNNNNNNNNNNNNNNNNNNNNNNNNNNNNNNNNNNNNNNNNNNNNNNNNNNNNNNNNNNNNNNNNNNNNNNNNNNNNNNNNNNNNNNNNNNNNNNNNNNNNNNNNNNNNNNNNNNNNNNNNNNNNNNNNNNNNNNNNNNNNNNNNNNNNNNNNNNNNNNNNNNNNNNNNNNNNNNNNNNNNNNNNNNNNNNNNNNNNNNNNNNNNNNNNNNNNNNNNNNNNNNNNNNNNNNNNNNNNNNNNNNNNNNNNNNNNNNNNNNNNNNNNNNNNNNNNNNNNNNNNNNNNNNNNNNNNNNNNNNNNNNNNNNNNNNNNNNNNNNNNNNNNNNNNNNNNNNNNNNNNNNNNNNNNNNNNNNNNNNNNNNNNNNNNNNNNNNNNNNNNNNNNNNNNNNNNNNNNNNNNNNNNNNNNNNNNNNNNNNNNNNNNNNNNNNNNNNNNNNNNNNNNNNNNNNNNNNNNNNNNNNNNNNNNNNNNNNNNNNNNNNNNNNNNNNNNNNNNNNNNNNNNNNNNNNNNNNNNNNNNNNNNNNNNNNNNNNNNNNNNNNNNNNNNNNNNNNNNNNNNNNNNNNNNNNNNNNNNNNNNNNNNNNNNNNNNNNNNNNNNNNNNNNNNNNNNNNNNNNNNNNNNNNNNNNNNNNNNNNNNNNNNNNNNNNNNNNNNNNNNNNNNNNNNNNNNNNNNNNNNNNNNNNNNNNNNNNNNNNNNNNNNNNNNNNNNNNNNNNNNNNNNNNNNNNNNNNNNNNNNNNNNNNNNNNNNNNNNNNNNNNNNNNNNNNNNNNNNNNNNNNNNNNNNNNNNNNNNNNNNNNNNNNNNNNNNNNNNNNNNNNNNNNNNNNNNNNNNNNNNNNNNNNNNNNNNNNNNNNNNNNNNNNNNNNNNNNNNNNNNNNNNNNNNNNNNNNNNNNNNNNNNNNNNNNNNNNNNNNNNNNNNNNNNNNNNNNNNNNNNNNNNNNNNNNNNNNNNNNNNNNNNNNNNNNNNNNNNNNNNNNNNNNNNNNNNNNNNNNNNNNNNNNNNNNNNNNNNNNNNNNNNNNNNNNNNNNNNNNNNNNNNNNNNNNNNNNNNNNNNNNNNNNNNNNNNNNNNNNNNNNNNNNNNNNNNNNNNNNNNNNNNNNNNNNNNNNNNNNNNNNNNNNNNNNNNNNNNNNNNNNNNNNNNNNNNNNNNNNNNNNNNNNNNNNNNNNNNNNNNNNNNNNNNNNNNNNNNNNNNNNNNNNNNNNNNNNNNNNNNNNNNNNNNNNNNNNNNNNNNNNNNNNNNNNNNNNNNNNNNNNNNNNNNNNNNNNNNNNNNNNNNNNNNNNNNNNNNNNNNNNNNNNNNNNNNNNNNNNNNNNNNNNNNNNNNNNNNNNNNNNNNNNNNNNNNNNNNNNNNNNNNNNNNNNNNNNNNNNNNNNNNNNNNNNNNNNNNNNNNNNNNNNNNNNNNNNNNNNNNNNNNNNNNNNNNNNNNNNNNNNNNNNNNNNNNNNNNNNNNNNNNNNNNNNNNNNNNNNNNNNNNNNNNNNNNNNNNNNNNNNNNNNNNNNNNNNNNNNNNNNNNNNNNNNNNNNNNNNNNNNNNNNNNNNNNNNNNNNNNNNNNNNNNNNNNNNNNNNNNNNNNNNNNNNNNNNNNNNNNNNNNNNNNNNNNNNNNNNNNNNNNNNNNNNNNNNNNNNNNNNNNNNNNNNNNNNNNNNNNNNNNNNNNNNNNNNNNNNNNNNNNNNNNNNNNNNNNNNNNNNNNNNNNNNNNNNNNNNNNNNNNNNNNNNNNNNNNNNNNNNNNNNNNNNNNNNNNNNNNNNNNNNNNNNNNNNNNNNNNNNNNNNNNNNNNNNNNNNNNNNNNNNNNNNNNNNNNNNNNNNNNNNNNNNNNNNNNNNNNNNNNNNNNNNNNNNNNNNNNNNNNNNNNNNNNNNNNNNNNNNNNNNNNNNNNNNNNNNNNNNNNNNNNNNNNNNNNNNNNNNNNNNNNNNNNNNNNNNNNNNNNNNNNNNNNNNNNNNNNNNNNNNNNNNNNNNNNNNNNNNNNNNNNNNNNNNNNNNNNNNNNNNNNNNNNNNNNNNNNNNNNNNNNNNNNNNNNNNNNNNNNNNNNNNNNNNNNNNNNNNNNNNNNNNNNNNNNNNNNaaatcatccaaaacatccacataaataacatgtcatcattttttctaattttatttttccatgtcatcaaattagatgggtaacttgttagaaataggctaaaaatgctagatgaaaaattattaagagtataatggcttagatggaccatattttagttcatggggCTAGATGAggtagtacatgggcctatttgacccttttgccaaagaaaaaagaagtaaataCTGAAGTAGTATAATGGCATGGTGAACTGTCTGAACTCCAACTCAATTTGGGCACCTCATTCGCCTACGACCCTAACAAATTTAAACACCCTTCCTCCATAATGTACTTTCAAGAAcacaacatttatatatatgatatgatatgtaTCGCTAGTATATTATTGTTATCTTTGTATCAAGAGTCTAATTGAATAGAGATTCAAAGCTAAAATTTATTACAGTTAAAAAAGGACAATAAATTTCTAACTGTATGCTGCTGCCATTTTGGATATGTCAACTTAAAACCAAAATCAAACCTTTCTATCTCCACAGCTTCAAACAACTTTGATTGTTACCCACCCAATCATCAACTTTGATTGCTATTCTCATTCTGTTATAATATCCGAATGCCTACTCACCTGAATCTCGCGTTCCACAAAATTGACGGATTCACCAATCATTGCCAAGTTCTCGTTACGGGTGTCATTCATGTTAGCTTCCTTCTGACAGCCTGGGCTGTCATTATCTACGACCACACTGTCTAAAGGAGTCGAGATTTTAGTCTTCCTACGAGCCCGCCTAGAAGCTGTTGATGTTGAACTATCACCGCCTTTTCTTTTATTGCCCGTGCCAAGGAATCCATACGCAAATGCCTCCAATACTTTCGCGCTTGGCCTGTTTCTAGTGCTCTGCCTCCTGCTTGTCATGACCGGTTGCTCATCTGCAATGGCACCGGCGTTTAAGGATTCTAATGTCTCGGAATGCGGGTTAGCCTCACGTGGAGAAGAAGGTTTGGGACCCGAGATTTTATCACATTTATGTAACACATTCATAGTAAGCGATTGATCGGGAGAAGAGCGTTTGGGAACCACGCTAGAGTTCTCGACCCAGTGCCCCGAGGCATGACTGTTCTCACTTAAATTTCTTTCGAAAGTTTTCTCATGGTTGCATCCAGAAGAACCGCCCGACAATGAGCTCTGAGATGGTCCAACAGCGCTTGGACAAATATCTTGGAAGCTCGAGTCATCAAATTTTTCCCCGATCAACTGGTCATCTATTAACACACTTCCAGTATTATGGCTCGAATCTTTGAAGTTGAGAGCAGTAAAGTCAGAGATGGATGCTAAATTAGTCATCTGATGGGGTTTCACATCGGGACTAGATTCCAAATTCACGGATGGCATTGACTGCATAGCTTGGCAGAGATTGGCACTCTTATCACTactgctttcttcttctttaaccTTTGAACCGGGATCATTAGGCAATTGGTCGTTTAAACTGCTTAATTCTTCCTTAATCATAGAATCGGGACCATTAGGAAGTTCGTTGTGTGAAACATCTACAGCATCATATGGTTCGATTGCATCTCCTTTCACGCTATCTGAACTACTCTCTTCGCTCAGAAGAGCGCACGGAGCAGAAGTCAAAGGGCCAAGAGGCAAACTTCTCAGTTCCCTAACCCTAACTCGTCCTTCTCCAGAATACAAGCTCGTATCTACAACTGTGAATGTCATTGAATGCTGTTTGTAAGTTGAATTTCGGGGCTGGAGGTAAGAATGGCGTCGGGGATTCAATGAAACCTCTTGATCCTCTTCCATCTCGGGATCTATCGAGCCTTTCTCAGTCTGCATTCCGCCATTTTCTCCATTTACTTCAAGCTCAAGAAGGCCGGGTTCTGAGGCAACCTTGTTCAAAACATCAGTAACCGAGTCGAAATAGTGGATTCCTTTCTCTAATCTTCTCGAGAATTTTTTAACACCCGGTACAAGAAACACCAGAGACTGCTTTGAACCAGCATATACAACATCACTGGGCTGCTCGGAGTGCCATCCCCGTGCTAAAAGGCGGGGCCAAACAGCTTCCCAGAAAAGATCATTGGATCGAGCTTTGCTCAGTCGAAAATCACCAGTCAAAAATTTGACGATTTCACTCGATGTAAGAGAAGAGCATGCTTTGCCAATCGGTACTTCAGCACGCACAGGTAAAGAAGGATTAGCTTTTGTCGACTCCAAAGCAGTTCCGGTGAGATCCTTCTTTCCTTTGCCCAGGGCAACAGcttctattaaattttttatgccGGCCTTGTCTTTCAAAGAGAACACATACTCTTCAAGTGTCATCTTTCCATCTCCAAACAATTTCGAGATCTAAAACAGTCTAAATCAGTAATTGCACAGAAGAAACAAGCGATATGATGCAACAAACTAATTACACGAAAAATGCAAATTACTCTCATGTTGATGAAATGACACATGCTAAAACAACCACAAACTTCAAGAAAGACCTATGCTCTATCGTAATAAAAGATCAAGAAATAACAATTTAATTCCTAATTTTTGGTCTTTAGTTTACACTACTAGAGCTTCTCTGctttttgatcttttcatgttcttttttgttttttaaagatAGCAAGAATTAAAGCACTAAAAAGAGCATCAGAAGAAtactgaaaatttaaaaaggcaTCAGCCTGATGTCCAAGAATTTAGTTCTTTCTCTAGATCACAAAAGCAGACATCAACAGAATAGGCCAATCAATTTCCAAACCAAAAAGCCTTTCCTTTCATGAGGACAAGAAGAATTAGATCCCAAAACACATA from Ipomoea triloba cultivar NCNSP0323 chromosome 7, ASM357664v1 encodes:
- the LOC116025796 gene encoding uncharacterized protein LOC116025796, which translates into the protein MEDAINKSTDCFPSEQSSGYNYIFGDPELFPRVGTEYQAEIPPLLKKCGYRQLASEPCNSSIKLDTSDSYPMGLPIPVMWICDKSKDKRGELMEVSDNHVSASIGDGSENNVKGQVTRDNIDGGIKIDSLCNFVDNGEKAEGLQHVPSVVTGESINSDLTIFPGQKAHVDRWDGCYLVPGLPNEDWNDIEHSSFLLGLYIFGKNLSLVKRLIGSKETGDILSYYYGKFYSSRDYRRWSDCRKIKGRRCIYGQRIFMGWRQQELLSRLSSHVSEECLYMLAEISKLFGDGKMTLEEYVFSLKDKAGIKNLIEAVALGKGKKDLTGTALESTKANPSLPVRAEVPIGKACSSLTSSEIVKFLTGDFRLSKARSNDLFWEAVWPRLLARGWHSEQPSDVVYAGSKQSLVFLVPGVKKFSRRLEKGIHYFDSVTDVLNKVASEPGLLELEVNGENGGMQTEKGSIDPEMEEDQEVSLNPRRHSYLQPRNSTYKQHSMTFTVVDTSLYSGEGRVRVRELRSLPLGPLTSAPCALLSEESSSDSVKGDAIEPYDAVDVSHNELPNGPDSMIKEELSSLNDQLPNDPGSKVKEEESSSDKSANLCQAMQSMPSVNLESSPDVKPHQMTNLASISDFTALNFKDSSHNTGSVLIDDQLIGEKFDDSSFQDICPSAVGPSQSSLSGGSSGCNHEKTFERNLSENSHASGHWVENSSVVPKRSSPDQSLTMNVLHKCDKISGPKPSSPREANPHSETLESLNAGAIADEQPVMTSRRQSTRNRPSAKVLEAFAYGFLGTGNKRKGGDSSTSTASRRARRKTKISTPLDSVVVDNDSPGCQKEANMNDTRNENLAMIGESVNFVEREIQVSRHSDIITE